AGTAGCATTATTAAAAACATAACTCATTGTCTGAATGTTTGCTGTATTTCATTTGTCTAATGCTTGATCAAAGTGTTTAGCACCATCAAGTGTTGATACAGACTTTTAATATTTTTTTAGATCCCAACTATTTAAATTGGCAACTTCTTTCGAAGACAAATCCTTAAATGCTTCATGTAATGAATTAATTTTTAAAGGCGGGTTTTCTGAAACTTCAATTGTGTTTTTAGGAACAGTTACAGTTCTAAAAGTCTGACCATCTGAATGTTTATAATAGCCTAATTGAGTAACTAAGATTTTATCATCACTATCAACTATTAGGTTATTATCATACAATACATAAACTTTGTCAGTTTCCTTTTGCTTTCTATAGATTGTGGGAACACTATCTTTAATATCACCAAAGTGCAACAATATATTTTCACCAGTAAGTTTTATTTCAAATTGTTTATTTGAGTTATCTTTAGCTATAGAGTTATTTGATTTTTCATTGTGAGATAAAGAAACATATTTAGCAATCTTTTCACCTACATAAGCTTTCAACTGCTCCAATGCATCTGCAAAAGTGTGAAATTCAGCAAAAGCATCCTTATGCTTTTTCAGGCATTATTTATCTGTTTTTTGAATTGTTCACCCTCATCTTTTGTAAGTTTTGGCAAACTTTTAGCATTGTTTTCAAAATTAAAAGCTTTGATCAAATATAGGTTTTAATTTCTTTATTGGTGGTTAATTCATGATTTATATCATTGTCAGTTTTTAACATTTCTTCATTTGATGCACTGTTTGAATAATTTGAACGATCATCAATTTATTTATTTGCGTTTTCGACCAATTCATCATTTGATTCAGGCACCATAAAATTCTTATTTATGGGAGTAAGTTGCACCCCCCCCTTTTTTTTCACTATGAACCTTAGCACAGCCAGCTGCAATAAAATGCATCGATACTGCAATTGATCCACCAATTAGTATGAGTTTTTTTGCTTATTTTCATACATATCACTTCATTTTGATAATATGAAATTCGAACTAATACATTGAAAGAAATCTACTACAGTCTTATGTATTGAAGCCTATAAAACAGTCATATTAGATAAGTTACTATTTAGGAGCAACTTTAGTTTTAAATTTTGCAGGCTTATTCGATTCTTTTAGTTTAGATTTGTCATTTGTAAAGAATTGGAAATTTACGCCTTCATAAAGTTTTCAACCACTGATATTTTGATCAAACGATTAAGCTCCTCCAAACATACCGAACATTGTTTCTACTTTTTCTGTATTTCATCCACTGATATCCTGGTTAAATGCTTCTGCTTCTGAAAACATTCTGTACATTGATGTTACATTAGAAACCTCTCATTTATTAAGAGGTTTATTAAACGATTTGGCCTCTCAAAATAAGTCAGTCATATCAGTTACTTTTTTAGTGTTTCAATCATTTACATCTTGATTAAAGGCAATTGCACCGGCAAACATTGAATACATTGTTTTAACATTATCAGTTTTTCACTCTTTGATTGATGAATTAAACTTTATTGCTTCTGAGAATGTTGAGGACATATCAGTAACATTTATAGTATTTCAGTTATCTAATGATTGATTAAAATTTTTAGCCTCATAGAATGTCGACGATAAGTTTGTTACATTTGACACATCTCACTTATCTAGATTTTCAATCTTTTCTTCACTTATACCTTTAAAAGCTTCAAAAAGAGAGTTAACTTTTAATGGTAATTGACTAGGTACTTGCACTGTGTTCTTTGGCACAGTCACAAGTCTAAAGGATCCATTTTCAGTTTTGTAGTATCCAAGCTGTTTAACTACTATTTTTTTTAGAAGAATCAACAGTTAATTTTTCAATATCTGTGCCACTAAAAAAGTGTTCTTCATCTTCCTTGTCTTTAAATGAATATATAGTTGGCACTGAATTAGTTATATCACCAAATCTTAGAGAAAATTTCTCATTACCAATTGATAAGTCAATAGTTTTCTTTGGATTTTCTTTTGCTATCAAAACTTTTAATTTGCTTTGATCGCTTAGATTTAAAAACTTTGCAATATCTTTTCCAACATATACTTTTAGTTGATCTACTACATCTTCAAAGTAATGAAAATTAGCAAAACCATATCTGTGTTTTCTTCAAATCTCTTCAACTTTCTTTTGGTATTTTTTAGCTTCATCAGAAGAAATTGAAGGCAAAGTATCAATATCTTTTTCCAAATCCTTAACTATTGGTTGATCACCTTGAGGTTTATTTGGCATACTGTCAGCACTATATGTTTCAGATTTCTTTTCTTTATCTACTTTAGAAGGCTGCTCAGATTCAGTGTTTATGTCAGACTGTGACCCACCTAATCTTTCTACTTTTGATTCATTAGTTTCATTTGACAGCTCACCGTTTTTATTGTTTTCAGTAGTACTCTCATCAACAAGTTCTTCTACTCTATTAGCTCCTGTGTTTATAATTTCAGTCTGTTTTGACCCACCCTTAGCACATCTAGCTGCCACAAAAGACATAGAAATTGCAGACAGCGGCGCAATCAATAAAAGTTTTTTAATTTTCATATTCTTCCTTCATTTTTCAGTATTTCATACATTAAGTTAACTAGTCAGATAATTTTTTAAAACTATTTTAAGGTATGAAAGGTAAATTTATATGAAAAAATGATATAAAAATGAAAGTCATATAAAACTTTCATTTTTATATGTAAATTACTGTGCAATTTTACTTTTGTTTAGCATACTCAACAGCTACTTGTGCAGCAACTTTGGCATTGTTATAAACTAATTGAATATTAGCTTCAAGACTCTTTCCTTCAGTTAATTCAAGCACTTTTGAGAGCAAATAAGGAGTTGTTTTTTTGCCACTAATTCCTTCAACTTTAGCTTGCTCAATTGCTTTGTTGATATTATCTAAAATATATTCATATTCAAGACCATATTGTTCAGGAATAGGATTAGCTAAAATAATTCCGCCGTTAGTAAATTTTCACTTAGCTTTCATTATTGCAGCAACTTCGCTAGCTGAATGAACATTGTATGTAACATTAAATTCACTAGATGAAGAGTAAAAAGCTGGCAATTTATCACTATTGTAGCCTAATACTTCAACGCCTTTAGTTTCTAAATACTCAAGTGTTAAACCTAAATCTAGTATTAATTTAGCTCCAGCACAAACAACTAAAACATTGTTTGTTGATAATTCGTCTAGGTCTCTAGATATGTCAAAAGTTATTTCAGCTCCTCTATGTACACCGCCAATCCCGCCAGTTGCAAAAACAGGAATACCTACTTTTTGTGCAACTAAGACTGTACCAGAAACTGTTGTGCCTCCATTTTTCTTATTTGCTAAAACATAACCAAAATCTCTCTTGCTAGTTTTGATAACATCTTTTAATTTAGCAAGCTCATTTATTTCATCATTTTCAAGACCAACATGAATTATTCCGTTAATTATGGCTATTGTTGCAGGCACAGCACCTTGCTTACGAATTATATTTTCCACATTAAGTGCCATTTCAACATTTTTAGGATAAGGCATTCCATGGGTAATAATTGTCGATTCTAAAGCAACAACAGGTCTTTTATGTTTTAAAGCGCTTTCAACTTCCTTACTAAAAACTATATTCATATTAGTTAACCTCCATATATTCTTTTATTAAAGTATTCTCATTTAATTCGTCATTAACTGTTTTAACACTAAGCAGTGCAAATTTTGAAAAAATTGTTGCAATTTTCAAAATTTGTAGCTTATTAATAAGTCCATAAATTAAGCCTGCACAAAATGCATCACCAGCGCCAGAAGCAGATAGGGGCTTTATAGAATTGGGTCTGTAAAATTCAGTTTTTTCTTCTTTATCAAAATATAAGCTGCCATTTTCTCCATCAGTAATCACAACTGCTTTTGCTCCATTTTTAACTGCTTCTTGAGCCAATATAAATATATCTTTTTCAGAAGAATAAAGCAGATTCTGAAACTCAATTTTATTAGCTTTAACTAGCGAAAAGTACTGTAAAATAGGTTTAAACTTTAAAATCTTATGAGAAGAAACCCCTTCAGCAATAATAAATTTATGGCCATAATTTTTGCAAATTTTTGTGATCAAGTCTTCACTAAGATTAGCATCCAAACAAATATAAGTGGCACTGTCCAATACGTCTTTGTATTTCATTAAATCATCATAATTAACTGCTTCAGTTATTTTAGTAT
This sequence is a window from Mycoplasmopsis agalactiae PG2. Protein-coding genes within it:
- a CDS encoding pseudouridine-5'-phosphate glycosidase codes for the protein MNIVFSKEVESALKHKRPVVALESTIITHGMPYPKNVEMALNVENIIRKQGAVPATIAIINGIIHVGLENDEINELAKLKDVIKTSKRDFGYVLANKKNGGTTVSGTVLVAQKVGIPVFATGGIGGVHRGAEITFDISRDLDELSTNNVLVVCAGAKLILDLGLTLEYLETKGVEVLGYNSDKLPAFYSSSSEFNVTYNVHSASEVAAIMKAKWKFTNGGIILANPIPEQYGLEYEYILDNINKAIEQAKVEGISGKKTTPYLLSKVLELTEGKSLEANIQLVYNNAKVAAQVAVEYAKQK
- a CDS encoding PfkB family carbohydrate kinase is translated as MNVVVIGSVNYDLYAKIDNEIVLKDSNPSNIYSTLGGVAYNVAKNLKLANVNATLIAAVGNDLEAQWIKEQLDNDLISYRLIVKNDYKSAKYVAFLDKNSDMNVAASDTKITEAVNYDDLMKYKDVLDSATYICLDANLSEDLITKICKNYGHKFIIAEGVSSHKILKFKPILQYFSLVKANKIEFQNLLYSSEKDIFILAQEAVKNGAKAVVITDGENGSLYFDKEEKTEFYRPNSIKPLSASGAGDAFCAGLIYGLINKLQILKIATIFSKFALLSVKTVNDELNENTLIKEYMEVN
- a CDS encoding BspA family leucine-rich repeat surface protein; this encodes MILLKKIVVKQLGYYKTENGSFRLVTVPKNTVQVPSQLPLKVNSLFEAFKGISEEKIENLDKWDVSNVTNLSSTFYEAKNFNQSLDNWNTINVTDMSSTFSEAIKFNSSIKEWKTDNVKTMYSMFAGAIAFNQDVNDWNTKKVTDMTDLFWEAKSFNKPLNKWEVSNVTSMYRMFSEAEAFNQDISGWNTEKVETMFGMFGGA